In a genomic window of Prochlorococcus marinus subsp. marinus str. CCMP1375:
- a CDS encoding competence/damage-inducible protein A, which yields MSSYINKNQSVEILCIGSELLLGNILNSNAKWLAEQLAFIGLPHYLQSVVGDNSQRLLRIILEASRRSRVLITTGGLGPTPDDLTIETIASAFNVKLTKNNDILKDIKRKLNSHSHVSENNFKQALLPEGAEIIPNKSGTAPGIIWTPIVDFTIISLPGVPAEMKQMWIETAKPWLNVNFPERKSLTSKTLKFAGISESFLAENIVDLLDNKNPTIAPYASLGEVKLRLTAQAKTTSEAKRLIEPIEVELLKRFGLKCFAKNDETLSEIVIGLLSKRGETISLAESCTGGNLAAAFTGTPGASEVFLGGIVAYNNSIKENVLGVPIELIKKHGAVSQPVAKEMALGILKIFNTDWSIAISGIAGPSGSTLNKPIGRVEIFIAGPNVNESIQENFGSYRAREEIQKLSVVRALDQLRLFLLRRS from the coding sequence TTGTCTTCTTACATTAATAAAAACCAAAGTGTTGAAATTCTTTGCATTGGTAGTGAACTATTACTTGGCAACATATTAAATAGCAATGCAAAGTGGTTAGCCGAGCAATTGGCTTTTATTGGCTTACCACATTATCTACAAAGTGTTGTAGGCGATAATTCACAACGCCTTTTGAGAATTATTTTAGAAGCATCAAGAAGAAGTAGAGTATTGATAACAACAGGAGGTTTAGGACCCACACCTGATGATTTAACTATAGAAACAATTGCATCAGCTTTTAATGTCAAGCTAACTAAAAATAATGATATTTTGAAAGATATAAAAAGAAAATTAAACTCACACTCGCATGTGTCTGAAAATAATTTTAAACAAGCATTATTACCAGAAGGAGCAGAAATAATTCCAAATAAATCAGGTACTGCACCTGGAATAATTTGGACTCCCATAGTTGATTTTACAATAATTTCATTGCCAGGAGTACCTGCTGAAATGAAACAAATGTGGATAGAAACTGCAAAGCCTTGGCTGAATGTGAACTTTCCTGAAAGAAAATCTCTTACTAGTAAGACACTTAAATTTGCTGGTATTTCTGAATCTTTTCTTGCGGAGAATATTGTAGATCTACTTGACAATAAAAATCCAACTATCGCCCCTTACGCATCTTTAGGGGAAGTTAAGTTAAGACTAACTGCGCAAGCTAAAACGACTTCCGAAGCAAAGCGCTTAATAGAGCCTATAGAGGTCGAATTACTTAAGAGATTTGGTTTAAAATGTTTTGCTAAAAACGATGAAACATTGTCTGAAATTGTTATTGGTTTATTAAGCAAGCGAGGAGAAACAATTTCTCTTGCTGAATCTTGTACTGGAGGAAATTTAGCTGCTGCATTTACAGGTACTCCAGGTGCATCAGAAGTATTCCTTGGTGGAATAGTTGCTTATAACAACTCTATTAAAGAAAACGTTTTAGGAGTTCCGATAGAACTAATAAAAAAACATGGAGCCGTCTCACAACCTGTTGCCAAAGAAATGGCATTAGGGATTCTCAAAATTTTCAACACTGATTGGTCTATTGCGATAAGCGGTATTGCTGGGCCAAGTGGAAGCACATTAAATAAACCTATAGGGCGAGTTGAGATTTTTATTGCAGGTCCAAATGTAAACGAATCCATTCAAGAAAACTTTGGTTCTTATCGAGCAAGAGAAGAAATTCAAAAATTGAGTGTTGTAAGAGCATTGGATCAACTACGATTATTTCTTCTCAGACGAAGCTAA
- the glyA gene encoding serine hydroxymethyltransferase, translated as MHTINSDLRNTDPDISFLINQELLRQQTHLELIASENFASEAVMEAQGSVLTNKYAEGLPNKRYYGGCEHIDAIEQLAITRAQTLFNAEWANVQPHSGAQANFAVFLALLNPGDTIMGMDLSHGGHLTHGSPVNVSGKWFNAIHYGVDQTTKVLNFEQIRQVALKNRPKLIICGFSAYPRTIDFKAFRSIADEIDAYLLADIAHIAGLVACGAHPNPVPYCDVVTTTTHKTLRGPRGGLILCRDKEFGKRFDKAVFPGNQGGPLEHVIAAKAVAFGEALKPEFKTYTFQVISNAKALAKRIQERGISIVSEGTDNHIVLLDLRSIEMTGKKADSLISEVNITANKNTVPFDPESPFVTSGLRLGTAALTTRGFTEKAFIEVADVIADCLLNPEDLSIKEQCKAKVIDLCNRFPLYNSNQ; from the coding sequence TTGCATACGATTAATTCAGATCTCCGAAATACAGATCCAGATATTTCTTTTTTAATTAATCAAGAGCTCTTACGGCAACAAACACATTTAGAGCTAATTGCTAGTGAGAACTTTGCTTCTGAGGCAGTAATGGAAGCTCAAGGATCTGTCTTAACTAACAAATATGCAGAAGGTCTTCCTAATAAGCGTTATTACGGGGGCTGCGAGCATATTGATGCCATTGAACAATTAGCAATCACTCGAGCACAAACACTTTTCAATGCAGAGTGGGCCAATGTTCAACCTCATAGTGGTGCTCAAGCAAATTTTGCAGTGTTTCTTGCTCTATTAAACCCTGGAGACACAATAATGGGGATGGACCTCTCACATGGTGGTCATTTAACTCATGGTTCTCCTGTAAACGTAAGCGGCAAATGGTTTAACGCTATTCATTACGGTGTAGATCAAACTACAAAGGTTTTGAACTTTGAACAGATAAGGCAAGTTGCCCTAAAAAATCGACCAAAATTAATCATCTGTGGATTTTCTGCTTATCCTAGGACCATTGATTTTAAAGCCTTTCGAAGCATAGCTGATGAAATAGATGCATATTTACTGGCAGACATAGCTCATATTGCTGGACTCGTTGCATGTGGAGCCCACCCCAACCCTGTTCCATATTGTGATGTAGTTACAACGACTACCCACAAAACTCTTAGAGGTCCTAGAGGGGGACTAATCCTATGCAGAGACAAAGAATTTGGGAAAAGATTTGATAAAGCTGTTTTCCCAGGAAATCAAGGAGGGCCTTTGGAACATGTTATTGCTGCAAAAGCAGTTGCCTTTGGAGAAGCACTGAAACCAGAATTTAAAACTTATACTTTTCAAGTAATTTCAAATGCTAAAGCCTTAGCAAAAAGGATTCAAGAAAGAGGGATATCAATCGTAAGTGAAGGAACTGACAATCATATTGTTCTACTGGATCTAAGAAGTATTGAGATGACAGGGAAAAAAGCAGATTCTCTAATTAGTGAAGTCAACATTACAGCTAATAAAAATACTGTCCCTTTTGACCCTGAATCACCTTTTGTCACTAGTGGATTAAGACTAGGAACTGCTGCTTTGACCACAAGAGGGTTTACTGAAAAAGCGTTTATAGAAGTGGCTGATGTAATAGCAGATTGTCTTTTAAATCCAGAGGATTTATCAATCAAAGAACAATGCAAAGCAAAAGTAATAGATCTATGTAATCGTTTCCCCCTTTACAATTCAAATCAATAA
- a CDS encoding 2TM domain-containing protein codes for MPLRWYGNGDPTDPIYLHFSRIVNFTIHAMAFAAVNSGLWLVHQIRDVWPNLQWITGLWLVGLMVHLTFVIIRRPSSTNHSPLEE; via the coding sequence ATGCCTCTTAGGTGGTATGGCAATGGAGATCCCACTGATCCCATTTATTTGCATTTCTCTCGAATAGTTAATTTCACTATTCATGCAATGGCATTTGCAGCTGTAAATAGTGGTTTATGGCTAGTTCATCAGATTCGTGATGTATGGCCTAATCTCCAATGGATTACTGGTTTATGGCTTGTGGGTTTAATGGTTCATTTGACATTTGTCATTATTCGCAGACCTTCTTCGACGAATCACTCTCCTTTAGAAGAGTGA
- a CDS encoding DUF3181 family protein: MSLDSTQLQELELLIADRIYIQVENWHLYLGDAGLSKPLAIECQAHLDNGANIAARKACEGVQVLLGGGNTKLPLSRLISSGQFFELEEILQNYCP, from the coding sequence ATGAGTCTTGATTCAACCCAATTGCAGGAATTAGAACTCTTGATTGCGGATCGCATATATATACAAGTTGAGAATTGGCATCTTTATTTAGGTGATGCAGGCTTGTCAAAGCCTTTGGCTATTGAATGCCAAGCTCATCTTGATAATGGAGCTAACATTGCTGCTCGCAAGGCATGCGAAGGAGTTCAAGTCTTACTTGGTGGAGGCAACACAAAATTGCCTTTATCGAGATTAATTTCTTCTGGCCAATTTTTCGAATTAGAAGAGATTTTACAAAACTACTGCCCTTAA
- the murJ gene encoding murein biosynthesis integral membrane protein MurJ, which yields MKRSLKSISMLISLGTVLSKTGGLARQVLIAGVFGVGAAYDAFNYAYILPGFFLILIGGINGPLHNAVVTVLSRRSQKEGEYIMGSINTSIIFVFILISGFLFLGADSIIQLVGPGLDNSTHLIAVKQLKIMSPITLFAGLIGIGFGSLNARDKFFIPSISPIISSLALIIGVSIFWAYKNLQVNSNYIEMLGGIILAQATLIGAIIQWVIQIPLLKKEKLFKFKFIFDWRNSGVKEVWKIILPATFASGMLQVNVFTDLFFASNILGAAAGLSYANFLVQAPLGLVSNALLLPLLPTFAKLTLDENQKDLIMRIRQGFIFSSASMICLGAIFIALSKTITETIFGRGVFNNEAIQLVSGLLVCYGIGMPAYLIRDLLVRVFYAFSDGDTPFKISTIGIALNAFLDWFLIGGPTPWGDQLTINLGANGLVLATVGVNILTCSILLLKLKAKITLLPLKEWLVDLSKLFLCGLFSGLVASKINSLPLLSYNNSWQLIQLLVSIFMSLLLFCILSNLLGIKEVSEMVRIFKSKLNFLYSK from the coding sequence ATGAAACGTTCTCTAAAGAGCATTTCAATGCTAATCAGTTTAGGAACAGTACTAAGCAAGACTGGCGGTCTGGCAAGGCAAGTTTTAATAGCTGGGGTTTTTGGAGTTGGGGCTGCATATGACGCATTCAATTATGCCTACATTCTGCCTGGTTTTTTCTTAATTCTTATAGGCGGCATTAATGGTCCCTTACACAATGCAGTAGTAACAGTTTTAAGCAGAAGAAGTCAAAAAGAAGGTGAATATATTATGGGTTCTATTAACACATCAATTATTTTTGTCTTCATTTTAATTAGTGGCTTTTTATTTTTAGGAGCAGATTCAATAATACAATTAGTAGGACCAGGTTTAGACAACTCAACTCACTTAATCGCAGTTAAACAATTAAAGATAATGTCCCCAATTACTTTATTTGCAGGTTTAATTGGAATAGGTTTTGGTTCATTAAATGCAAGAGATAAATTCTTTATTCCCTCTATATCTCCAATAATATCAAGTCTAGCATTAATAATTGGTGTTAGTATTTTTTGGGCATATAAAAACCTACAAGTTAATTCAAATTATATAGAAATGTTAGGTGGGATAATTCTAGCCCAAGCGACACTAATAGGAGCAATTATTCAATGGGTTATACAAATTCCTTTATTAAAAAAGGAAAAACTTTTCAAATTTAAATTTATTTTTGACTGGAGAAATTCTGGTGTTAAAGAAGTTTGGAAGATTATTCTTCCAGCGACCTTTGCTTCTGGAATGTTGCAGGTCAATGTTTTTACAGATTTATTTTTCGCTTCTAATATTTTAGGAGCCGCAGCAGGCTTAAGTTATGCAAACTTTTTAGTTCAAGCTCCTTTAGGCCTGGTTTCAAATGCACTCTTGTTACCATTATTGCCAACTTTTGCGAAACTAACACTTGATGAAAATCAAAAAGATTTAATAATGAGAATAAGGCAAGGTTTCATATTTTCATCAGCTAGCATGATTTGCCTAGGTGCAATATTTATAGCTCTAAGTAAAACAATTACAGAAACTATTTTTGGGAGAGGAGTATTTAATAATGAGGCTATTCAACTAGTTTCAGGTTTATTAGTTTGCTATGGAATTGGCATGCCAGCTTATTTAATAAGAGATTTATTAGTTAGAGTTTTTTATGCTTTTAGTGATGGAGATACGCCTTTCAAGATATCGACTATAGGAATAGCCCTTAATGCGTTTTTAGACTGGTTTCTCATTGGGGGACCAACTCCGTGGGGGGACCAATTAACAATTAATCTTGGAGCAAATGGGCTTGTTCTTGCAACAGTTGGAGTAAATATATTAACTTGCTCAATACTTTTATTAAAGCTAAAAGCTAAAATCACTTTACTTCCTTTAAAAGAATGGCTTGTTGATTTATCAAAACTTTTTTTATGCGGATTATTTTCTGGATTAGTAGCAAGTAAAATCAATTCTCTTCCATTATTGTCTTATAATAATTCATGGCAATTAATTCAACTCTTAGTTTCAATTTTTATGAGCCTGTTGTTGTTCTGTATTCTTTCTAATTTACTAGGCATAAAAGAAGTGAGTGAAATGGTAAGAATTTTTAAAAGTAAATTAAATTTTCTATATAGCAAATAA
- the sfsA gene encoding DNA/RNA nuclease SfsA: MIGKTITNFSPLTEGILLKRYKRFLADVELDTGEVVTAHCANTGPMKGVLHVGGRVRLRHSPSPSRKLSWSWEQAQVPSGQSFSWVGVNTALPNKLVRLAIEAGCLKQELGEIFEIKNEVTYGVARKSRIDLLLTPHFNNSDSRKIFVEIKNTTWAKGSTAVFPDTVTTRGQKHLQEMINEVPSSRAVLVPCISRNDIEVFVPGDSADAKYGDLFRLALNAGVEVIPCAFDFHLDCITWEGTKPFLKGENF; the protein is encoded by the coding sequence ATGATCGGCAAAACCATTACCAACTTTTCTCCGCTTACGGAAGGCATATTACTGAAAAGATATAAACGTTTTCTTGCAGATGTGGAGCTTGACACTGGGGAAGTAGTAACTGCACATTGTGCGAATACAGGACCCATGAAAGGTGTATTACATGTTGGCGGACGTGTCAGATTAAGACACTCTCCTTCACCTTCTAGGAAGTTAAGTTGGTCTTGGGAACAAGCTCAGGTTCCTTCTGGTCAATCTTTTTCTTGGGTTGGAGTTAATACTGCTTTACCTAATAAGTTGGTTAGGCTTGCAATTGAGGCAGGTTGCTTAAAGCAAGAGTTAGGTGAGATTTTTGAAATTAAAAATGAAGTGACGTATGGGGTTGCAAGGAAAAGTCGAATTGATTTGCTATTAACTCCTCATTTCAACAATTCAGATTCTCGTAAGATTTTTGTAGAAATTAAAAATACAACTTGGGCTAAAGGGTCTACAGCTGTTTTCCCTGACACAGTTACAACAAGAGGACAAAAGCATTTGCAAGAAATGATTAATGAAGTGCCTTCTTCACGAGCGGTCTTGGTTCCTTGCATTAGCAGAAATGATATTGAAGTATTTGTTCCTGGTGATTCAGCTGATGCTAAGTATGGCGATCTTTTTAGATTGGCTCTGAATGCAGGAGTAGAAGTAATACCTTGCGCTTTTGATTTTCATTTGGATTGCATCACTTGGGAAGGCACTAAACCATTCCTTAAAGGAGAAAATTTTTGA
- a CDS encoding ammonium transporter, which produces MTTALQSPPRRRIARLQEVSLLEGPMLLLRSIRGFRSNQSLIWLATVPLALLGLGVFGFAARAGVGLSDLSGAQAASFLADNLWLFIATILVIFMNAGFAMVEAGMCRQKNAVNILAKNLFVFALAVTAYWFIGYSIMYGGTPIIGGVIFSNGFFFNPDPSDALSCAAGLGADGCSQLVPAVDFLFQAAFAGTAATIVSGLVAERVKFGEFVVFSLVLTAFIYPIAGSWQWNGAGWLSQLGFIDFAGSSIVHSVGGWAGLVGAMLLGPRIGKFVDGKPQAMPGHNMAIATLGALILWIGWYGFNPGSELAMDEYVAYVAVTTTLAAAGGAIAATLLSTLTSGKPDLTMIINGILAGLVSITAGCGNMTLSGSWLAGFVGGLIVVFAVSALDSAGIDDPVGAFSVHGVCGVWGTVVIGLWGVDGMDPGAAGIGLFNGGGLNTLLIQALGAGAYAIWTVVTCWLAWTVIGGFFGGIRVSEEEEIQGLDIGEHGMEAYPDFASSN; this is translated from the coding sequence ATGACCACTGCTTTGCAATCGCCGCCAAGGCGTCGCATTGCCCGCCTTCAAGAAGTCAGTCTTCTTGAAGGGCCAATGCTTCTCCTCCGTAGCATTCGTGGATTTCGATCCAATCAATCCTTGATTTGGTTGGCAACAGTTCCATTGGCACTTTTAGGCTTAGGGGTTTTTGGGTTTGCTGCTCGTGCAGGCGTAGGACTATCTGATTTATCAGGCGCTCAAGCTGCGAGCTTCTTGGCAGATAACCTATGGCTTTTTATAGCAACGATCCTTGTAATTTTTATGAATGCTGGCTTCGCAATGGTTGAAGCTGGGATGTGTCGTCAAAAGAATGCAGTGAACATTTTGGCCAAAAACCTTTTTGTTTTTGCTCTTGCTGTAACTGCTTATTGGTTCATTGGTTATTCCATAATGTATGGAGGAACTCCAATTATTGGTGGAGTAATTTTTTCTAATGGCTTTTTCTTCAACCCTGATCCGTCAGATGCACTTAGTTGTGCCGCTGGATTAGGAGCTGATGGATGTAGTCAATTAGTCCCTGCAGTAGACTTCCTCTTTCAGGCTGCTTTTGCAGGTACAGCAGCAACTATTGTTTCTGGTCTTGTAGCAGAGAGAGTGAAGTTTGGAGAATTTGTTGTTTTCTCGCTAGTCCTTACTGCTTTCATATATCCAATTGCTGGTAGTTGGCAGTGGAATGGCGCAGGTTGGTTATCGCAGTTAGGTTTCATTGATTTTGCGGGCTCTTCAATTGTCCACTCAGTTGGGGGATGGGCTGGTCTTGTAGGAGCAATGCTTCTTGGACCAAGAATTGGCAAATTTGTTGATGGGAAGCCCCAAGCAATGCCAGGGCACAACATGGCAATCGCAACTCTTGGTGCTCTGATCCTTTGGATTGGTTGGTATGGCTTTAACCCAGGTTCAGAGTTGGCTATGGATGAATATGTAGCTTACGTTGCAGTTACAACAACTCTTGCAGCAGCTGGTGGAGCTATTGCAGCTACATTGCTTTCTACTCTTACTTCCGGCAAGCCAGATCTAACAATGATCATTAATGGAATATTGGCTGGTCTTGTAAGCATTACTGCTGGCTGTGGAAACATGACACTTTCTGGATCTTGGCTTGCAGGATTTGTTGGAGGCTTAATAGTTGTTTTCGCAGTTTCTGCTTTGGATTCAGCTGGAATAGATGACCCAGTTGGAGCTTTCTCAGTTCACGGTGTATGCGGCGTTTGGGGAACAGTTGTTATTGGTCTCTGGGGCGTTGATGGAATGGATCCAGGAGCAGCTGGGATTGGCTTGTTTAATGGGGGAGGACTAAACACTTTGCTTATTCAGGCACTTGGAGCAGGTGCTTATGCAATATGGACAGTAGTAACCTGTTGGCTAGCTTGGACTGTTATTGGTGGTTTCTTCGGTGGCATTCGTGTTAGTGAGGAGGAAGAGATTCAAGGTCTTGATATAGGTGAACATGGTATGGAGGCATATCCAGACTTCGCTTCATCTAATTAA
- a CDS encoding 4-hydroxy-3-methylbut-2-enyl diphosphate reductase produces MDTQAFKRSLHHSDRYNRRGFESPAKRAQALEKAYQSNLIASIRDNGYLLEHGRLRVKLAEAFGFCWGVERAVAMAYETRRHYPTESIWITNEIIHNPSVNDHLRNMNVRFISAEKGIKDFSSVEEGDVVILPAFGATVHEMKLLHERGCHIIDTTCPWVSKVWHTVEKHKKHEFSSIIHGKVKHEETLATSSFAGTYLVVLDLKEAQYVSDYILGKGNRDDFLRRFSRASSQGFDPDRDLKRLGVANQTTMLKSETEEIGRLFEKTMLRKYGPAELNEHFLAFNTICDATEERQDAMFSLVDEPLDLLVVIGGFNSSNTTHLQEIALAKGIRSFHIDTPERIGEIENTITHKPLGDDLRVESNFLPEGKINVGITSGASTPDRIVEHVIQKLINLSERKLMTEN; encoded by the coding sequence ATGGATACTCAAGCTTTTAAGCGATCGCTGCATCATTCTGATCGTTATAACCGTAGAGGGTTTGAATCACCTGCAAAACGTGCTCAGGCTCTTGAAAAGGCTTATCAAAGTAATTTGATAGCCTCTATTCGTGATAATGGATATTTGTTAGAGCACGGAAGGTTAAGAGTAAAGCTTGCAGAGGCATTTGGTTTTTGTTGGGGAGTAGAACGTGCGGTCGCAATGGCCTATGAAACTAGACGACATTATCCAACAGAAAGTATTTGGATTACCAATGAAATTATTCATAACCCCTCTGTTAATGATCATTTGAGGAATATGAATGTTCGTTTTATTTCGGCTGAGAAAGGTATTAAGGATTTTTCGTCAGTAGAAGAAGGGGATGTTGTGATACTGCCAGCATTTGGGGCAACAGTTCATGAGATGAAATTACTTCATGAAAGAGGGTGCCATATCATAGACACAACTTGTCCTTGGGTTTCAAAGGTTTGGCATACAGTAGAGAAACATAAGAAGCATGAATTCAGTTCAATTATTCATGGGAAAGTGAAGCATGAGGAAACATTAGCAACTAGTTCTTTCGCTGGAACATATCTTGTAGTACTAGATTTGAAGGAAGCTCAGTATGTTTCTGATTATATTCTTGGCAAGGGGAATCGAGATGATTTTCTAAGGAGATTTTCCAGGGCTTCTTCTCAAGGATTTGATCCAGATAGAGATTTAAAGAGGTTAGGAGTTGCAAATCAAACAACAATGCTTAAGAGCGAGACCGAGGAGATAGGCAGGCTTTTTGAAAAGACCATGCTTAGAAAATATGGTCCTGCTGAATTAAATGAACATTTCTTAGCTTTTAATACTATTTGCGATGCTACAGAAGAAAGACAAGATGCAATGTTTTCCTTAGTTGATGAACCTTTGGACTTGTTAGTTGTTATTGGTGGTTTTAATTCTTCTAATACAACTCATCTTCAAGAAATTGCTCTTGCTAAGGGGATACGCTCTTTTCATATAGACACCCCTGAAAGAATCGGAGAGATAGAAAATACTATTACTCATAAACCTTTAGGTGATGACTTGAGGGTAGAGTCTAATTTTTTACCAGAAGGAAAGATTAATGTAGGTATTACTTCTGGTGCTTCTACACCAGATAGAATTGTTGAACATGTAATTCAAAAACTTATAAACCTTAGTGAGAGAAAGCTAATGACTGAGAATTGA
- a CDS encoding DoxX family protein, translated as MANSGRRNSEDLGASNSNLPQQKVEVVVANPSAGEVNILGELSIFVLRVVFSLFMIHHGLEKLQDPQGFAEFVVGKYFTFLPGDPIIWTFAAGLTQIICPIGLALGVLTRLAALGLLNTMLFALYFHFVDTGLEGFPLAVVEGHNYIFELSAIYAAISLYFLCAGPGRLSVLRKANKVTYYPQGKES; from the coding sequence ATGGCTAACTCAGGCAGGCGAAATTCTGAAGATTTGGGCGCTTCTAACAGTAATCTGCCGCAGCAGAAAGTTGAAGTGGTAGTTGCAAATCCATCAGCAGGAGAGGTGAATATTTTAGGTGAGCTTTCTATTTTTGTTCTTAGAGTTGTTTTTAGTCTCTTTATGATCCATCATGGCCTTGAAAAATTGCAGGATCCACAAGGCTTTGCAGAATTTGTCGTCGGTAAATATTTCACCTTCCTGCCTGGAGATCCCATCATATGGACCTTTGCTGCTGGTTTAACACAAATTATCTGTCCTATTGGCCTTGCTTTGGGAGTGTTGACAAGGCTTGCTGCTCTTGGCCTTCTTAATACAATGCTATTTGCTCTTTATTTTCACTTTGTTGATACAGGTTTAGAAGGCTTCCCTTTAGCAGTTGTAGAAGGCCATAACTATATATTTGAATTGTCTGCAATTTATGCTGCTATATCTTTATATTTTTTGTGTGCAGGGCCTGGAAGGTTGTCAGTTCTTAGAAAAGCAAATAAAGTCACTTATTATCCTCAAGGTAAAGAAAGCTAG